A segment of the Synechococcus sp. CBW1002 genome:
CCTCGATCAGCAACAGGGCCGCGAACAGGGCATCCCGCTCCGGCAGGTGCATGCCAAATCCCACTCCACCCGATTCCTCACCGCCCACCAGCACCCTGCCGCTGAGCATCTCGGCGGCGATGTACTTGAAGCCCACGGCCTTCTCCATCACGGGGCGGCCCAGGTCTTCGGCCACCTGCTGCATCAGGTCCGAGCCGCTCACGGTCTTGATCACCGTGCCCGGCAACTGGCGGGCACGGGCCAGGTGGTCGATGAACAGGGGCATCAGCAGCTGGGTGCTGCAGAAGCGGCCGTGTTCATCGACTGCAGCGATGCGGTCGCCGTCACCGTCGAAGACGATGCCCACCGCCGGCCGGCCCGCCAGGGTGGAGGCGCGCACCTCGGCGACCAGCTCGCCCAGATAGGGGGCCAACGGCTCGGGTGGGTTGCCGCCGAACAGGGGATCCCGATGCGAGCGGATCTCGCGGAGGTGGTCTGCAGCGGCAGCTTCCGGCAGCAGGCGGGGCAGGCCTCCGGCCGCTGAGCCGTGCATCGGGTCGACGATCACCTGCAGCCCCAGCCGCTCCAGTCCGGCGCTCAGCTCAGCCGTGTCCACCTTCGCCCGCAGGCCCGCCAGGTAGCTCCCCATGGCATCGAAGCGCAGGGTGGCCCCGGGGATCGGCACGGTGATGCCGCCCGCCGCCAGCCGCTGCTCCACCCGCTTGGTGAAGCTGCCTTCCACTGATCCGCCGAAGGGGCCCTTGATCTTCAGACCCAGCCATTCGGGAGGGTTGTGGCTGGCGGTGATCACCAGGGCCCCGAGGGCGCCGCGCTCCACCACGGCCCAGCTGGCGGCGGGGGTGGGGATGGCGCTGTCCGCCAGCACCGGCACCAGGTCGGCGCCGCGCACCGCCGCTGCGATCGCCTCGGCCAGTTCGGGGGCCAGGAAACGGCGGTCGTAGCCGATCACCACCTCGCGGCTGCTGAGGCCTTCGGGCGCGGCATGCTCCAGTTCGCGCGCCGCGGCGGCCGCCACCGGCAGCAGGCGCTCCACGGTGATGTCCACCCCGAGGATGCCGCGCCAGCCATCGGTGCCGAAGACGATCGGGCTGGCCTCCAGGGGCAGGGGGGCAGAGGCCATGGGGGCGAAATCAAGGCGGCGCTGCCCTGGTCGTAGCAGCCCACCCGCCCGCCGGTGCCTTTCCGGGTGCCGGCCGGTGGGCAGGCCACCGCCTCCCTAGCCTGCGGCGATGGCCCAGCCGACTGGATCCGCTCCGATCACTGACGCTCCCCTCACTGACCGATTGCTGCGGGGCTGGCTGCGCTGCCGGCGGCGGGCCTGGCTCGATCGCCATGGCCCGCCGCAAGAGCGCCTCTGGAGCGCCCATCGGGCCCTGGCCCTGCAGGACCAGCTGCGCAGTTTCCAGAGCCTGCTGCCCAGCCGGCCCGGCCACGGTGAGGCGGCCTGTGCCCGAGGGGAGGCCGGCGTTGTGGGCGTGCGCCTGCGGGGACGGACCCGCGGCGGCCAGGCCGTTGAAGCCCACCCCAGCCTGCTGCAGCGGCTGGAGGGCGACAGCCGCTGGGGCGCCTTCCGCTACCGGCCGGTGCTGGCCCGACAGGGGCGCCGGGTGACGCGTGAGCACCGGCTGCTGCTCGCCCTCTGGGGCCGGCTGCTGGCCGAGCACCAGCAGGCTCCGGTGCCCGAGGGGCTGGTGGTGGCGGGCGAGGGGCGGCGTCTGGAGAGGGAGCGGCTGGCCCTCAGCAGTGGTTTGATGCGCCAACTGGACGACAGCCTCGAGCGCCTCGGCCAGGAGCTGAACCACGACCAGCCGCCGCCGCTGGTGAACGACCGCAAGAAATGCACCCTCTGCTGCTGGCGGGGGCACTGCGACCGGGAAGCTGCCCGGGAGGGCCATCTCAGTGAGGTGAGCGGCATCGGCGGCAAACGCCGCGAGCTGCTGCTGGGACTCGGCATCGCCCGCCTCACCGACCTGGCGGCCGCCGACCCTGAGCAGCTGGCCGATCAGCTCGAGGCCCATGGCGAGCAGCACCGCGAGATCGCGGCCACCCTGGTGGCTCAGGCGCAGGTGCAGGCCAGCGGCATCCCCGAGCGGCTCGATCCCGCACCCGCCCTACCGGAGCTGGCCCGGGCCCCGGGGGTGCTGCTCTACGACATCGAATCCGATCCCGACGCCCGCGACGATTTCCTGCACGGCTTCCTGGTGCTGCCCCGTGGCGCTGATGGGTGCTGGCCGGTGGGAACCGGCGCAGACCGTACAGGCCGCTATCTGGCGGTGCTGGCCCTGCAGGAACACGGTGAGCCCCGGCTCTGGGCCCGACTGCGGCGCCTGCTGGCGCGCTACCCCGACTGGCCCCTGCTCCACTACGGCGAAACCGAGTCGCTGGCCCTCCTGCGCCTGGCCCAGCGCCAGGGCGCCAGCGAAGCGGAGGTGCTGCGTCTGCGCAGCCGCCTGGTGGACGTGCATGCGCGGCTGCGGCGCCACTGGCGCCTGCCGGTGAACGGCTATGGCCTCAAGCCGGTGGCGGGCTGGCTCGGGTTCCACTGGAGCCAGCCCGGCGTCGATGGAGCCCGCTGCCTGCTGTGGTGGCGGCAGTGGCGCCACTGGCATCAGGATCGGGTCCGTGGCCGCCACAGCCCCGGGCGGCTGCAGCGGATCTTCCAATACAATCGCGACGACAGCCTCGCCACCTGGGCGGTGGCCCGCTGGCTCCTGGATCGGGACTGACGCCCGCCCGCCACTGGCCTGAACGCCACTGGATCGCCCGTCTCGGCCCCTCCCGCTGCGTTCCGCTCAGAGCCTGGCGGCAGAGCCGGCTCCCACCGGCGGTGGCGCGAAGGCCTCAGGGCAGGACAGCGTCACCATCACTCCAGACTCAGGCTCCCCCTGGCCGAGGGCCCGCAGTTCCACCGCATCCAGGTGGCGGCGGCGGACCAGGGCCAGGCCGATCCGCCCCTGGCCATCGGGAAGCTCCAGGGCGGAGGTGATCAGCCCGGCGCGGCTGCCGTCGGCGCTCTGCAATTCGCTGCCGGGTTCGGTGCAGGCCGCCGCCGCCGTGGCATCCGCCAGGTGCCAGCGCCGCAGCTGCTGCTTGACGCCGTCGTAGGTGGCCAGCTTGGCCAGGGTCTCCTGGCCCACGTAGCAGCCCTTGCTGAGGCTGACCCGCTCGGCCAGGCCCAGCTCAAAGGGGTTGGTGTCGTCGTTCAGTTCGTTGGGAGCGGCCGGCAGGCCCCGCTGGATCCTCCAGTGCTCGCTGGCGCTGAGCGGGGCGCCGCTGGAGAAGGCTGCGGGCAGATCCGCCACCAGGCCGGCCGGCAGAGGGTCGTCGCCTTGCACCAGCAGCCGCTCCTCTCCGAGCAGCCAGGCCTGCGGTTCAGCCTGCGGCTCGCCAACGGCCCTCCAGGTTCCCCCCGCCGGCTCCGGCCGTTCCGCCGGGGTGCCGGGGCTGAGCGGCGTGATCAACCAGCCCGTCTGCAGCGTGCCCAGCTGGACCTGATCCGCCGGGAAGAGCACCCGATCGAAGGCGGTCCGCACCGCGCCACCATCGCCGGCGGTGATCGCCAGCCAGGCGCCGGACGCGTCCACCAGCACCTCCGCCAGGGCCCGCATCCGGCCGGTGGGGCTGATGCAGCAGGTGCGCAGCCACTGGCCAGGTGCGGCCTGGGCCACCGCCTGGCTGGTCTGGCCATGCAGGAAGGAACGCGTGTCGGGACCGTCCAGCCGCAGCAGGCTCACGGGCTGGACGAGGCAGCCGCTGTGGCGGGGCTGGTCCCAGGGGCTGATGGCGTTGCTCATGGGAGGGGATGGCAGGCCGGCGTCGCAGCCATGGTGGATGAGCGGGTCACCAGGTGTTGAACCTGCGATAGGCCCAGAGCTGCAACTCAGCCGCCTGTGGCGCTTGCAGCGGCGGCGGCCACCTCTTCCAGCAGGAACAGGCTGCGGAGATCCAGGCCGGCGGCGGTCATCGCTTCGAGGCCCCCCTCCTGCCGGTCCACGATTGTCACCACCCGTTCCACCACGTAGCCGGCTTCGCGCAGCTGGGTCACGGCCTTGCGTGACGAGCCGCCGGTGGTGACCACGTCTTCCAGCACCGTGATGCGGCTGCCCGCGGCCGGCAGCGGGCCCTCCAGCCAGGCGCCGGTGCCGTGGCCCTTGGCTTCCTTGCGCACGATCAGGGCATCGAGCTCGCGGCCATCCAGGGCCGCGCGCATCGCCACCGCACTCACGAGCGGATCGGCCCCCAGGGTGAGGCCCGCCACCGCCACCGCTTCCGGTTCCACCTGGTCGAGCAGCAGGGCACCGAGCAGGGCCAGCCCCGGGCCGGCCAGGCTCACCGGTTTGCAGTTCACGTAGTGGTCGCTGCTGCGGCCGGAGGCCAGGGTGAACGTGCCGTGCCGGTAGGCCCTGGAGGCCAACAGGGGCAGCAGGGCGGCCCGCTGCTCCGCCAGGGTTCCGGCGATCGCGCCCATGGCGGTGGCGGCGGCGGGATGGGACGGAAGGGGCATCGGTCGCGCAGGTGGCTGACGGGGGCTGGTGGAGGAGCCCGGGCCTGCCTAGTTTGAGGGCGAAACGGGTATCCCCGGTACAGGCCGGTAGAGCGATGCAACGCAGGCGAGCCCCCCGTCCGGGAGCCATCGGAACCTCAGGTTGGTCAGGGCGCTTCGGGCGGCGAGCGGTTGGCTTGAGTGCCGCCGCAACGCTGATGCTGCCGCTCATGCCGGCGCAGGCCCAGACCGGTCCGGTGGTGTGCACCACCACTCTGGAAGCACCGCTGGCGGGCAGTGGCCCTGCCGGAATGAACGCCGCCGGGCCAGTGGAAGTGACTCGGTGCGCTGTGGTGCAGACCACCGCCGAGTTGGTGGAGAACCGCTTCTTCACCTACACACCCACCTTTGCCCGCAGCATTGACATCACCCACCAGATCACCGATCTGTTCGGCATTGCCATGGGTGGCAACGGCGGCACCAAGGTGATGGGTCTGGGCTTCCCGGATCAGAGGATCGTCTGGGATGCCTCGGCCTTGCACAACACCGCCACCGAACTCCTGGGCCAGCAGAGCAGCCCGCTCTACTGGCGGACCGAAGACGTGCCCAACGGCTTTTCCTCCAGCATCGGCAGCGGCGGTGCGGCGGTGGTTCCGGTGGACAGGCCGCAGCGTCAGTGGTCCCCGCCTCCGATTCGGGGTCTCTGGTAAACGTGCGTCTGTCCACCTCGACTGGGGGAGGACAGGTGCTGGCCCTGGGCCGCGTCAGGCCCAAGCCAGCTAGCTGTGGCCAGATCCCTGGGGGTCTAGCAATCTGGTGAATGCAGCGGACTCATAATCCGCCTTAGGCGAGTTCGATCCTCGCGACCCCCATGCAGTCCAAGCTGAGCCTCAACTCAAGCCCAGGTCTCTCCTGTGACTTGGTCATGTTCACAGCTTTCAGCTCCGATAAAGCGATCGCGCTGTGTCGATGAGACATCATCAGAAAAGCACTCTGCAACATGATTTCTGGCCGCTGGCTTGGCAATGAAAAAAATGAAAGGCCACCGCTCGGCACGCCGGTCAGCAGAATCTGCGCTCCTGGCAGATTGAAGGCATTATCCATATCTCCCTGAAGCATATCGAAACCTCAGCACATCGAACAGGAATGCATAGTCCTGTCGACAGAGGTGAGGAGCGCGTTCAGCTCGGACCCATTCACCTGATCCCGCCAGATTTGTCGTTGCATCTCCACAAATCAAGCCTGCCACG
Coding sequences within it:
- the pyrE gene encoding orotate phosphoribosyltransferase yields the protein MGAIAGTLAEQRAALLPLLASRAYRHGTFTLASGRSSDHYVNCKPVSLAGPGLALLGALLLDQVEPEAVAVAGLTLGADPLVSAVAMRAALDGRELDALIVRKEAKGHGTGAWLEGPLPAAGSRITVLEDVVTTGGSSRKAVTQLREAGYVVERVVTIVDRQEGGLEAMTAAGLDLRSLFLLEEVAAAAASATGG
- a CDS encoding phosphoglucomutase/phosphomannomutase family protein, with translation MASAPLPLEASPIVFGTDGWRGILGVDITVERLLPVAAAAARELEHAAPEGLSSREVVIGYDRRFLAPELAEAIAAAVRGADLVPVLADSAIPTPAASWAVVERGALGALVITASHNPPEWLGLKIKGPFGGSVEGSFTKRVEQRLAAGGITVPIPGATLRFDAMGSYLAGLRAKVDTAELSAGLERLGLQVIVDPMHGSAAGGLPRLLPEAAAADHLREIRSHRDPLFGGNPPEPLAPYLGELVAEVRASTLAGRPAVGIVFDGDGDRIAAVDEHGRFCSTQLLMPLFIDHLARARQLPGTVIKTVSGSDLMQQVAEDLGRPVMEKAVGFKYIAAEMLSGRVLVGGEESGGVGFGMHLPERDALFAALLLIEALVEGGLPLGARIDALQQRCGGAAAYDRLDLRLPDMATRSRLEAFLADTPPAEVAGAAVQEVITTDGVKLRLGPSHWLMLRFSGTEPLLRLYCEAPSQDRVDAVLHWGRQLAEGI
- a CDS encoding TM0106 family RecB-like putative nuclease → MAQPTGSAPITDAPLTDRLLRGWLRCRRRAWLDRHGPPQERLWSAHRALALQDQLRSFQSLLPSRPGHGEAACARGEAGVVGVRLRGRTRGGQAVEAHPSLLQRLEGDSRWGAFRYRPVLARQGRRVTREHRLLLALWGRLLAEHQQAPVPEGLVVAGEGRRLERERLALSSGLMRQLDDSLERLGQELNHDQPPPLVNDRKKCTLCCWRGHCDREAAREGHLSEVSGIGGKRRELLLGLGIARLTDLAAADPEQLADQLEAHGEQHREIAATLVAQAQVQASGIPERLDPAPALPELARAPGVLLYDIESDPDARDDFLHGFLVLPRGADGCWPVGTGADRTGRYLAVLALQEHGEPRLWARLRRLLARYPDWPLLHYGETESLALLRLAQRQGASEAEVLRLRSRLVDVHARLRRHWRLPVNGYGLKPVAGWLGFHWSQPGVDGARCLLWWRQWRHWHQDRVRGRHSPGRLQRIFQYNRDDSLATWAVARWLLDRD
- a CDS encoding folate-binding protein YgfZ, which encodes MSNAISPWDQPRHSGCLVQPVSLLRLDGPDTRSFLHGQTSQAVAQAAPGQWLRTCCISPTGRMRALAEVLVDASGAWLAITAGDGGAVRTAFDRVLFPADQVQLGTLQTGWLITPLSPGTPAERPEPAGGTWRAVGEPQAEPQAWLLGEERLLVQGDDPLPAGLVADLPAAFSSGAPLSASEHWRIQRGLPAAPNELNDDTNPFELGLAERVSLSKGCYVGQETLAKLATYDGVKQQLRRWHLADATAAAACTEPGSELQSADGSRAGLITSALELPDGQGRIGLALVRRRHLDAVELRALGQGEPESGVMVTLSCPEAFAPPPVGAGSAARL
- a CDS encoding Occludin/ELL family protein, which translates into the protein MLPLMPAQAQTGPVVCTTTLEAPLAGSGPAGMNAAGPVEVTRCAVVQTTAELVENRFFTYTPTFARSIDITHQITDLFGIAMGGNGGTKVMGLGFPDQRIVWDASALHNTATELLGQQSSPLYWRTEDVPNGFSSSIGSGGAAVVPVDRPQRQWSPPPIRGLW